Proteins encoded in a region of the Fusarium falciforme chromosome 6, complete sequence genome:
- a CDS encoding Translation machinery-associated protein 20: MFKKEIQSSPKQKLKSSVQRSLRQALLSTYPLLTPHIDEILPKKASLASMKLTDRNTLYVLDSTPLFYQQDISSTIIPHLRLVHRFPDAFPSIRIDRGAIRFVLSGATLMAPGLTSPGGRLPADGAPEGLEEGKEMEQKLEEDGRWSRELEKGEPVVVMAEGKVEACAVGTLVAGTKEVKAKGKGPVIEDAHFLGDGLWNLNTE; encoded by the exons ATGTTCAAGAAAGA GATCCAATCCTCGCCGAAGCAAAAGCTCAAGTCGTCGGTCCAGCGATCCCTCCGACAGGCGCTCCTGTCCACGTACCCGCTCCTCACGCCGCACATCGACGAGATCCTACCCAAGAAGGCGTCCCTGGCGAGCATGAAGCTGACGGACCGCAACACGCTGTACGTCCTCGACTCGACGCCGCTCTTCTACCAGCAGGACATCTCGTCGACTATTATCCCTCACCTGCGCCTCGTGCACCGCTTCCCCGACGCGTTCCCGAGCATTCGCATAGATCGTGGTGCTATCCGCTTCGTGCTCTCGGGTGCTACACTTATGGCTCCTGGTTTGACCTCTCCCGGGGGTAGGCTGCCGGCCGATGGTGCCCCCGAGGGGTTGGAGGAGGGTAAAGAGATGGAGCAGAAGCTAGAGGAGGATGGTCGATGGAGCCGGGAGCTTGAGAAGGGTGAGCCTGTGGTCGTCATGGCTGAGGGCAAGGTGGAGGCTTGCGCCGTGGGGACGCTGGTGGCGGGGaccaaggaggtcaaggccaagggcaaggggcCCGTGATTGAGGACGCGCACTTCCTGGGCGATGGCCTATGGAACCTGAACACCGAGTGA